Proteins co-encoded in one Sulfuricaulis limicola genomic window:
- the lptM gene encoding LPS translocon maturation chaperone LptM yields MRRFGWRWLVPLCLLLGIVALGGCGKKGPLYLPDEAAAPDKTREQAVVPAATPPEKK; encoded by the coding sequence ATGCGGCGTTTCGGTTGGCGGTGGCTCGTGCCCTTATGTCTCCTTCTCGGCATTGTCGCGCTGGGCGGCTGCGGCAAGAAGGGCCCTTTGTATCTGCCGGACGAAGCCGCGGCGCCGGACAAGACCCGTGAGCAGGCCGTGGTCCCGGCAGCAACGCCGCCCGAAAAAAAATAA
- the lysA gene encoding diaminopimelate decarboxylase: MNSFSYRDRQLYAENVRLADIAQQLGTPCYVYSRAALEDRFQAFADALKGRDHLVCYAVKANSNLAVLNLLARLGSGFDIVSGGELERVLAAGGDPAKVVFSGVGKTRDEMHRALAAGIYCFNVESEAELEVLNEIAGELGKPAPVALRVNPDVDPATHPYIATGLKQSKFGIDIAQAMTAFERARSLPHLRVTGIACHIGSQLTDLAPVVEALDRVLGLANTLLDKGFTLQHLDLGGGLGIRYNEEQPPSPDAYIRAILDRLASKGGHGRKLRLVFEPGRAIVGNTGLLLTRVLYLKHGSEKNFAVVDAAMNDLLRPALYEAWHDITPVAVDAPRKMLKYDVVGPVCESGDFLGHDRELGIEAGDLLAVVSAGAYGAVMSSNYNTRPRAPEVMVDGDRFQVVRRRETVAELFASESILPK, from the coding sequence ATGAATTCATTCAGCTACCGGGATCGGCAACTGTATGCCGAGAATGTGCGACTGGCCGACATCGCACAGCAGCTTGGCACGCCCTGCTACGTCTACTCGCGCGCCGCGCTGGAAGACCGCTTCCAGGCGTTCGCGGATGCGCTGAAAGGCCGCGATCATCTCGTCTGCTACGCCGTCAAGGCCAATTCCAATCTCGCGGTACTGAACCTGCTGGCGCGCCTGGGCTCGGGTTTCGACATCGTTTCCGGCGGCGAGCTGGAGCGCGTGCTGGCGGCCGGCGGCGATCCCGCGAAGGTGGTTTTCTCAGGTGTCGGCAAGACGCGCGATGAAATGCACCGCGCGCTGGCGGCCGGCATTTATTGCTTCAACGTGGAATCCGAGGCGGAGCTGGAAGTGCTGAACGAAATCGCCGGCGAGCTGGGCAAGCCGGCGCCGGTGGCGTTGCGCGTCAACCCGGACGTGGACCCGGCGACGCACCCGTACATTGCCACCGGCCTCAAGCAGAGCAAGTTCGGCATCGATATCGCACAGGCCATGACGGCCTTTGAGCGGGCACGATCGCTGCCGCACCTGCGCGTGACGGGCATCGCCTGCCACATCGGCTCGCAGCTCACGGACCTGGCGCCGGTGGTCGAGGCGCTGGACCGCGTTCTCGGTCTCGCCAATACCCTCCTCGATAAGGGCTTTACGTTGCAGCATCTCGATCTCGGCGGCGGGCTCGGTATCCGTTATAACGAGGAACAGCCGCCGTCGCCGGACGCTTATATCCGCGCCATCCTCGACCGGTTGGCGTCGAAGGGCGGCCATGGCCGGAAACTCCGTCTCGTGTTCGAGCCCGGCCGGGCGATTGTCGGCAACACCGGCCTGCTGCTCACGCGTGTGCTGTACCTCAAGCACGGATCGGAAAAGAATTTCGCCGTGGTGGATGCCGCCATGAACGACCTGCTGCGCCCGGCGCTGTACGAGGCCTGGCACGACATCACGCCGGTGGCGGTGGACGCGCCGCGCAAGATGCTTAAATATGATGTCGTCGGCCCGGTGTGCGAGAGCGGCGATTTTCTCGGACACGACCGCGAACTCGGCATCGAGGCCGGTGACCTGCTGGCGGTGGTTTCCGCCGGCGCCTACGGCGCCGTCATGAGCTCGAACTACAACACCCGCCCGCGCGCGCCCGAGGTGATGGTGGACGGGGACAGGTTCCAGGTCGTGCGTCGGCGCGAAACCGTGGCGGAGCTGTTCGCCTCCGAGTCCATTTTGCCAAAATAA
- a CDS encoding class I SAM-dependent methyltransferase codes for MQRIPEPELMDEPEQARAYAHADFAEPHQAFVERFHQCFPGHRPRQVLDLGCGAADITIRFARACPECSLTGVDGAAAMLVFAHEAITRADLDDRIELQQARLPETALPPHAFDTVISNSLLHHLHDPQTLWSAVTQYAAPGAAVFIMDLHRPDSRERAGAFVDEHAGMEPEILRRDFFNSLLAAFRPEEIREQLAQAGLTSFRVEAAGDRHIIVHGKMG; via the coding sequence ATGCAGCGGATTCCCGAACCCGAGTTGATGGACGAGCCGGAGCAGGCGCGCGCCTACGCCCACGCCGATTTCGCCGAACCGCACCAGGCCTTTGTCGAACGTTTTCACCAGTGTTTTCCCGGTCATCGTCCGCGGCAGGTACTCGATCTCGGTTGCGGTGCGGCGGATATCACCATTCGTTTTGCCCGCGCCTGTCCCGAATGCAGCCTGACCGGCGTGGACGGCGCCGCGGCCATGCTGGTATTTGCGCACGAAGCGATTACCCGGGCGGATCTGGACGATCGTATTGAGCTGCAACAGGCGCGCCTTCCCGAAACGGCCTTGCCGCCGCACGCGTTCGATACCGTCATCAGCAACAGCCTGTTGCATCACTTGCACGATCCGCAGACACTGTGGAGCGCAGTGACGCAATACGCCGCGCCCGGCGCGGCGGTATTCATCATGGATCTGCACCGCCCCGATTCGCGCGAACGGGCCGGCGCTTTCGTGGATGAGCATGCCGGCATGGAACCGGAGATATTGCGGCGCGATTTTTTCAATTCGCTGCTGGCGGCGTTCCGGCCGGAAGAAATCAGGGAACAACTGGCGCAGGCCGGGCTGACGTCGTTCCGGGTCGAGGCCGCGGGTGACCGGCATATCATCGTGCACGGCAAGATGGGGTGA
- a CDS encoding CoA-binding protein produces MGIFQNPPDEEIRELLRRVRAIAVVGLSPRTNRPSHGVAAQMQRFGYRIIPVRPAVDTVLGEKAYASLREVPDPFDLVDVFRAPEYVGQIVEECIALGVPAIWLQEGVVNIPAAERAQQAGLTVVMDRCVYREYLRLFGPVPHP; encoded by the coding sequence ATGGGAATTTTCCAGAATCCGCCGGACGAGGAAATCAGGGAATTGTTGCGGCGCGTCCGCGCCATCGCCGTCGTCGGCCTGTCGCCGCGCACCAACCGTCCGAGTCACGGCGTGGCGGCGCAGATGCAGCGCTTCGGTTACCGCATCATCCCGGTGCGTCCCGCGGTGGATACGGTGCTGGGAGAGAAGGCCTACGCCTCGTTGCGCGAGGTGCCGGACCCGTTCGATCTGGTGGACGTGTTCCGTGCGCCGGAATACGTGGGCCAGATCGTCGAGGAATGCATCGCCCTGGGCGTCCCGGCGATCTGGCTGCAGGAAGGCGTGGTGAATATTCCCGCGGCCGAGCGGGCGCAGCAGGCCGGCCTGACCGTGGTCATGGACCGTTGTGTTTACCGGGAGTATCTGCGCCTGTTCGGACCGGTGCCGCATCCGTGA
- the dapF gene encoding diaminopimelate epimerase: protein MSVPFSKMHGAGNDFVVFDGVSRPIQLTPQKIRRLADRHFGIGCDQVLLVERPTTAGADFRYRIFNADGGEVEQCGNGARCFVRFVRDKRLTAKDEIAVETLAGMIYPRLEADGDVSVNMGVPRFEPAEVPFEAAVRENVYDLEVDGRIVKASILSMGNPHAVQLVPDVDAAPVNTQGPQIERHPRFPRRVNAGYMQIVDRRHIRLRVYERGAGETLACGTGACAAMVAGRQRGLLDDKVEVKLTGGTLRVSWAGEGQPVWMTGPAITVFEGTIDLEKL, encoded by the coding sequence ATGTCCGTTCCCTTTAGCAAGATGCACGGCGCCGGCAACGACTTCGTGGTGTTCGACGGCGTCTCCCGCCCGATTCAGCTCACACCCCAAAAGATCCGCCGGCTTGCGGACCGGCACTTCGGCATCGGCTGCGACCAGGTGCTGCTGGTGGAGCGGCCCACGACGGCCGGCGCCGATTTCCGCTACCGGATTTTCAACGCCGACGGCGGTGAGGTGGAGCAGTGCGGCAACGGCGCGCGCTGCTTCGTGCGTTTTGTCCGCGACAAACGGCTGACGGCCAAGGACGAAATCGCCGTCGAAACCCTGGCGGGCATGATTTACCCGCGCCTGGAAGCAGACGGCGACGTCAGTGTCAACATGGGCGTGCCGCGCTTCGAGCCCGCCGAAGTCCCGTTCGAGGCGGCCGTGCGTGAAAACGTCTATGATCTGGAAGTGGACGGCCGTATCGTGAAGGCGAGCATCCTGTCCATGGGCAATCCGCACGCGGTGCAGCTGGTGCCGGACGTGGACGCGGCGCCGGTGAACACGCAGGGGCCGCAAATCGAGCGGCACCCGCGTTTTCCGCGGCGCGTGAACGCCGGTTACATGCAGATCGTGGACCGCCGGCACATCCGGCTGCGGGTCTACGAACGCGGCGCCGGCGAGACGCTGGCCTGCGGGACCGGGGCCTGCGCGGCGATGGTGGCCGGTCGCCAAAGAGGTCTGCTGGATGATAAGGTAGAGGTGAAGCTGACCGGCGGCACGCTGCGCGTGTCCTGGGCCGGAGAAGGGCAGCCGGTGTGGATGACGGGACCGGCGATCACGGTTTTTGAGGGAACCATCGACCTGGAAAAACTATGA
- a CDS encoding DUF484 family protein, whose amino-acid sequence MKQKLPSEEIQTELSWEEAVARYLEDHPDYFQRYPETLSRILLSHETGGKAVSLIERQVQVLREQNQALQRQLRELVNNARENDVLSGRLHRFATAMIGCASLDDVLDTTYDLLRQEFKLDAVVILLRGRPVQGGRAELVPEDDRRLNTLFQQFSGGKPICGGKFEDSLMSYLFSGRAAEIKSSALIPLGEKNPYGVLGLGTQDPYRFHPGMGTVYLTRLGEMLTHSLSRHHG is encoded by the coding sequence ATGAAACAAAAACTGCCGAGCGAAGAAATTCAGACGGAACTTTCCTGGGAGGAGGCGGTGGCGCGCTACCTCGAGGACCACCCAGATTATTTCCAGCGTTACCCGGAGACGCTCTCGCGCATCCTGTTGTCGCACGAAACCGGCGGCAAGGCGGTATCGCTCATCGAGCGCCAGGTGCAGGTGCTGCGCGAACAGAACCAGGCGCTGCAGCGCCAGTTGCGGGAGCTGGTCAACAATGCCCGTGAAAACGACGTGCTGAGCGGCCGGTTGCACCGTTTCGCGACCGCCATGATCGGCTGCGCCTCGCTCGACGACGTGCTGGACACGACCTACGACCTGCTGCGCCAAGAATTCAAGCTCGATGCCGTGGTGATCCTGCTGCGCGGCCGTCCCGTCCAGGGCGGACGCGCGGAGCTGGTCCCCGAGGATGATCGACGCCTCAACACGCTGTTCCAGCAGTTCAGCGGCGGCAAGCCCATCTGCGGCGGCAAATTCGAGGACAGCCTGATGAGTTATCTTTTCAGCGGACGCGCCGCCGAGATCAAGTCATCCGCGCTGATTCCGCTGGGAGAGAAAAACCCTTACGGCGTGCTCGGCCTCGGAACCCAGGACCCTTACCGCTTCCATCCCGGCATGGGCACGGTCTACCTCACGCGGCTGGGCGAGATGTTGACGCACAGTCTCTCCCGTCACCACGGGTAA
- the xerC gene encoding tyrosine recombinase XerC, with the protein MLPRATQHLDGFFRHLGDERRLSPLTLTHYRRDLSQCMAYCDGAGISGWERLTPAEVRGWVSALHRRGLSGKSIQRALSALRSFYRYLLREQIVTNNPASGVSAPKSARRLPDTLTADQATRLVSLEARDPLAARDRALLELLYSSGLRLSELVNLNIPELDLAAGQVRVTGKGRKVRDVPVGAKARAALRDWLAVRTEFARTEETAVFVARNGKRLGARAVQARLQQWARRQGMEVPVHPHMLRHSFASHVLESSGDLRAVQEMLGHANISTTQIYTHLDFQHLAGVYDKAHPRARKKTPA; encoded by the coding sequence GTGCTACCGCGCGCCACGCAACACCTCGACGGTTTTTTTCGCCATCTCGGCGACGAGCGGCGTTTGTCGCCGCTGACGCTGACGCATTACCGGCGCGATCTTTCCCAGTGCATGGCCTATTGCGACGGTGCCGGCATCTCCGGCTGGGAGCGGTTGACCCCCGCCGAGGTGCGCGGCTGGGTGTCGGCGCTGCATCGCCGGGGACTTTCCGGCAAGAGCATCCAGCGCGCGCTGTCGGCGCTGCGCAGCTTTTACCGTTACCTGTTGCGCGAGCAGATCGTCACGAACAATCCGGCAAGCGGCGTGAGCGCGCCCAAATCCGCGCGCCGTCTGCCGGACACGCTGACCGCCGACCAGGCCACGCGGCTGGTGTCGCTGGAGGCGCGCGATCCGCTCGCGGCGCGTGACCGCGCGCTGCTGGAGCTGCTGTACTCCTCCGGCCTGCGCCTGTCGGAACTGGTGAATCTCAATATTCCGGAACTCGATCTTGCCGCCGGCCAGGTGCGCGTCACCGGCAAGGGCCGCAAGGTGCGCGACGTGCCGGTGGGCGCCAAGGCGCGCGCGGCCCTGCGTGACTGGCTCGCGGTGCGTACGGAGTTTGCCCGGACGGAAGAAACGGCTGTGTTCGTGGCACGCAATGGCAAGCGCCTGGGCGCGCGCGCGGTGCAGGCGCGGCTGCAACAGTGGGCCAGGCGCCAGGGGATGGAAGTGCCGGTGCATCCGCACATGCTGCGCCATTCCTTCGCCAGCCACGTGCTGGAATCGAGCGGCGATCTGCGCGCGGTGCAGGAGATGCTGGGGCACGCCAACATCTCGACCACCCAGATTTACACCCATCTCGATTTTCAGCACCTCGCGGGCGTCTACGACAAGGCCCACCCGCGGGCGCGCAAGAAGACCCCGGCATGA
- a CDS encoding TetR/AcrR family transcriptional regulator, with translation MAARSTREKIMDAALDLAGRQSWESLRLHDVAAELQLDLNDVRVHFREKEDIVDAWFDRADAAMLQAGTATGFSDLPARERLHRLIMAWLAALASHRDVTRQMIYGKFEPGHVHYQFAGLLRVSRTVQWLREAAHRDAVLPWRAIEETGLTAIYLAVFFCWMRDESESATRTSVFLDRLLGRAERLAQSLPGFSGPRRNAGAPPFSAPKS, from the coding sequence ATGGCGGCTCGATCAACCCGGGAAAAAATTATGGATGCCGCGCTCGATCTCGCCGGGCGCCAGTCCTGGGAAAGCCTGCGGCTGCATGACGTGGCGGCGGAACTGCAGCTGGATCTGAATGACGTTCGCGTGCATTTCCGCGAAAAGGAAGACATCGTCGATGCCTGGTTCGACCGCGCGGACGCGGCCATGTTGCAGGCCGGCACCGCCACCGGATTTTCCGATCTGCCGGCGCGCGAACGCTTGCACCGCTTGATCATGGCCTGGCTCGCGGCGCTGGCGTCGCACCGGGATGTGACGCGCCAGATGATTTACGGAAAATTCGAGCCGGGCCACGTGCATTACCAGTTCGCGGGCCTGTTGCGCGTCAGCCGCACGGTACAATGGCTGCGCGAGGCGGCGCACCGCGATGCCGTGCTGCCGTGGCGCGCCATCGAGGAGACCGGCCTGACGGCGATTTATCTGGCGGTGTTTTTCTGCTGGATGCGCGATGAGTCGGAAAGTGCCACGCGCACCTCGGTGTTTCTCGACCGGCTGCTGGGGCGGGCGGAGCGTCTGGCGCAATCCCTGCCCGGGTTTTCGGGGCCGCGCAGGAATGCCGGTGCACCGCCATTTTCCGCACCGAAGTCATGA
- a CDS encoding LexA family protein — MADAFKNIPIKTTIGNQEHAEISSCADAEPYALRVIGDSMEPEFLDGHILIVDPAMPPQHGAYVIIDYQGETTFRQFIVENGRKYLKALNSAYPAVELVENYSVRGVVVQRASRRRKDHKHYY; from the coding sequence ATGGCCGATGCATTCAAGAATATTCCCATCAAAACCACCATCGGCAACCAGGAGCACGCCGAGATCAGCAGCTGCGCCGATGCCGAGCCCTACGCGCTGCGGGTCATTGGCGACAGCATGGAGCCGGAATTTCTCGACGGTCATATCCTGATCGTGGACCCGGCCATGCCGCCGCAGCATGGCGCCTACGTGATCATCGACTATCAGGGCGAAACCACGTTCCGCCAGTTCATCGTGGAAAACGGCAGGAAATACCTGAAGGCGCTCAACAGCGCCTATCCGGCGGTGGAGCTGGTGGAGAACTACTCGGTGCGCGGGGTGGTGGTGCAGCGCGCCAGCCGCCGGCGCAAGGACCACAAGCATTATTATTGA
- a CDS encoding SAM-dependent methyltransferase, whose protein sequence is MEKDAQKSRLTSLNIPALTGGRVGSGPLSSSSRVSVLDRWMARKLLDLLGDPPLTFVLWNGETIPSVDKPSVARVHFRDGEVLQKLLVNPALHFGDLYSAGRIEVEGDLVEFLVLAYRTAGSSPKYQKLKEAQTRLFNRPRSNRLTDSRDNIHHHYDIGNDFYELWLDCEAMQYTCAYFPTPDLTLEQAQRAKMDHVCRKLQLKPGDRVVEAGCGWGGLALHMAQHYGVRVRSYNISHQQILYARERARAAGLGDSVEYVEDDYRNISGEFDVFVSVGMLEHVGRDNYVALGDVINRCLAPHGRGLIHSIGRNKPERLNAWIEKRIFPGGYPPALSEMMDIFEPHDFSVLDIENLRLHYARTLEHWFERFEQSAEKIEKKYDSAFVRAWRLYLAGSIAGFTAGTMQLFQVLFTRAANNDLPWSRAHLYKFE, encoded by the coding sequence GTGGAAAAGGATGCGCAGAAATCCAGGCTGACGTCGCTCAATATTCCGGCGTTGACGGGCGGAAGGGTTGGGTCCGGCCCGTTGTCTTCTTCGTCGCGGGTTTCGGTGCTGGATCGCTGGATGGCGCGCAAGCTGCTTGACCTGCTCGGTGACCCGCCGCTGACCTTCGTGTTGTGGAACGGTGAAACAATTCCCTCCGTGGACAAACCCTCCGTCGCCCGCGTGCATTTCCGCGACGGCGAGGTATTGCAGAAGCTGCTGGTGAATCCTGCGCTGCATTTCGGCGACCTCTACAGCGCCGGGCGCATCGAGGTGGAAGGCGACCTCGTGGAGTTCCTGGTGCTTGCCTATCGCACGGCAGGATCATCCCCCAAATACCAGAAACTCAAGGAGGCGCAGACGCGTCTGTTCAATCGTCCGCGCTCCAACCGGCTCACGGATTCACGCGACAACATCCATCATCACTACGATATCGGCAACGATTTCTACGAGCTGTGGCTGGACTGCGAGGCCATGCAGTACACCTGCGCCTATTTTCCGACCCCGGACCTGACGCTCGAGCAGGCGCAGCGCGCCAAGATGGATCACGTGTGCCGCAAGCTTCAGCTGAAGCCGGGTGACCGGGTGGTGGAAGCCGGCTGCGGCTGGGGCGGACTCGCGCTCCACATGGCACAGCACTACGGCGTCAGGGTCAGGTCCTACAACATCTCGCACCAGCAGATCCTGTATGCCCGGGAACGAGCCCGGGCCGCCGGCCTCGGGGACAGCGTGGAATACGTGGAGGACGACTACCGCAACATCTCGGGGGAATTCGACGTATTCGTGTCCGTCGGCATGCTGGAACACGTTGGCCGCGACAATTACGTCGCGCTGGGCGATGTCATCAATCGCTGTCTTGCGCCGCATGGACGCGGACTCATTCATTCCATCGGCCGCAACAAACCCGAGCGGTTGAACGCCTGGATTGAAAAACGGATATTTCCCGGGGGCTATCCGCCCGCGCTGAGCGAAATGATGGATATTTTCGAGCCACACGATTTCTCTGTGCTCGATATCGAAAATCTGCGCTTGCATTATGCCCGGACGCTGGAACACTGGTTCGAGCGCTTCGAACAGAGCGCGGAAAAAATTGAAAAAAAATATGACAGCGCTTTTGTGCGCGCCTGGCGGCTTTATCTCGCCGGCTCGATCGCCGGATTCACGGCCGGCACCATGCAACTGTTCCAGGTTCTCTTTACCCGCGCCGCCAACAACGACCTGCCCTGGTCACGCGCGCACCTTTATAAATTTGAATAG
- a CDS encoding DUF1207 domain-containing protein: MAAAVFAPASAAGPEEYLRGYVDSLLDSRFPGLGLRSQVISTDGTVKLSSHTCLGPSQKRDVLYLLTTTGRVQNVQWDLSTDCDRSDAAGQDKAGADREPETPIDVYALPEQELFAPLLADPRQPRFSVSYLHYRSPTKEFAAASTAFGEYFGLASGVFGKSGSSQVGIQGGVFALFNLDAPSSDLINADYWIGLPVSYRKGPWSYLLRIYHQSSHLGDEFILGNPGINRVNLSYEDMKFLVSYEWERWRLYGGGGYMLHSEPDLAPKHLQGGVEYVRPRAAGRLSFIAAADIQASEELDWRRSRSYQAGFELRSRSPRRARLMLEHFRGHSPNGQFYLESLRYTGLGLYFGF, from the coding sequence ATGGCGGCGGCTGTTTTCGCGCCGGCGTCAGCCGCCGGACCGGAAGAATATTTGCGTGGTTATGTCGATTCGCTTCTCGACAGCCGTTTCCCCGGACTTGGCCTGCGTTCGCAGGTCATCTCGACGGACGGCACGGTGAAATTATCCTCGCACACCTGTCTCGGCCCTTCCCAGAAACGCGACGTGCTGTATCTGCTGACCACCACCGGCCGGGTGCAGAATGTCCAGTGGGATCTGTCCACGGATTGCGACAGGTCCGATGCCGCGGGGCAGGACAAAGCGGGAGCGGATCGCGAGCCTGAGACTCCCATTGATGTTTATGCCTTGCCCGAACAGGAGTTGTTCGCGCCGTTGCTGGCCGACCCGCGGCAGCCGCGTTTTTCCGTGAGCTACCTGCACTATCGCAGCCCCACGAAGGAATTTGCCGCCGCCAGCACCGCTTTCGGAGAATATTTCGGTTTGGCTTCCGGCGTCTTTGGAAAGTCAGGCAGCTCGCAAGTCGGGATTCAGGGCGGGGTGTTCGCGCTGTTCAATCTCGATGCGCCGTCGAGTGATCTGATCAACGCGGATTACTGGATCGGCTTGCCGGTCAGTTATCGCAAAGGTCCCTGGTCGTATCTGCTGCGCATCTATCACCAGAGTTCGCACCTGGGAGACGAGTTCATTCTGGGCAACCCGGGCATCAATCGGGTCAATCTGAGCTACGAGGACATGAAGTTTCTCGTGTCTTACGAATGGGAGCGTTGGCGCCTCTATGGCGGCGGCGGTTATATGTTGCACAGCGAGCCGGATCTGGCGCCCAAACATCTCCAGGGCGGGGTCGAATACGTCCGGCCGCGCGCGGCCGGGAGATTGAGTTTCATTGCCGCGGCGGACATACAGGCCTCCGAGGAACTCGACTGGCGGCGCAGTCGTTCATACCAGGCGGGGTTTGAGCTCCGCAGCCGCAGCCCCCGGCGGGCGCGCCTCATGCTGGAGCATTTCCGCGGCCATTCGCCCAATGGGCAGTTTTACCTCGAATCCCTGCGTTACACGGGACTGGGACTTTACTTCGGTTTCTGA